One segment of Triticum aestivum cultivar Chinese Spring chromosome 2A, IWGSC CS RefSeq v2.1, whole genome shotgun sequence DNA contains the following:
- the LOC123190260 gene encoding mannosyl-oligosaccharide 1,2-alpha-mannosidase MNS1, translated as MARRSSSSSSSGAWRYLNPAYYLKRPKRLALLFFVFVAATFAFWDRQSLVSEYESEISQLQNEINQLHGQLRKAGVQLEENPATEIPRKDLVEIDPINNERREKVKDAMLHAWNSYVKYAWGMDELQPQSKNGVNSFGGLGATLVDSLDTLYIMGLRDEFQKARDWVAESLSFDKDYDASVFETTIRVVGGLLSAYDMSGDKVFLEKAKDIADRLLPAWDTTSGIPYNSINLAHGRAHNFGWTNGDSILADSGTEQLEFIALSQRTGDPKYQLKAENVIRQLQKIYPSDGLLPIYINPQSGQASYSTITFGAMGDSFYEYLLKVWIQGNKTESVKHYRQMWETSMEGLISLTRQTTPSNYTYICEKSGGSLSHKMDELACFAPGMLALGASGYGPEKAKQIMNLAEELARTCYNFYQTTPTKLAGENYYFHAGQDMNVGTSWNILRPETVESLMYLWRLTGNKTYQDWGWDIFQAFEKNSRIASGYVGLRDVNSGEKDDKMQTFFLAETLKYLYLLFSPPSVVSFDEWVFNTEAHPLRIVPTHGSNGQSIETATPVVRPFGRKQGKQG; from the exons ATGGCTCGccggtcgtcgtcctcctcctcgtccggggCGTGGCGGTACCTCAACCCCGCCTACTACCTCAAGCGGCCCAAGCGCCTCGCgctcctcttcttcgtcttcgtcgCCGCCACCTTCGCCTTCTGGGACCGCCAATCGCTCGTCAGCGAGTACGAG TCTGAGATTTCCCAATTACAAAATGAAATAAATCAGTTGCATGGTCAG TTAAGGAAGGCTGGTGTTCAACTGGAGGAAAATCCAGCAACTGAAATTCCCAGAAAAGATCTTGTAGAGATTGATCCTATTAATAATGAAAGGAGGGAAAAGGTTAAGGATGCTATGCTCCATGCCTGGAATTCCTATGTAAAGTATGCATGGGGAATGGATGAGCTTCAG CCGCAATCAAAGAATGGTGTTAATAGCTTTGGTGGTCTCGGGGCAACTCTTGTGGACTCGCTAGATACACTGTATATAATGGGCCTAAGAGATGAGTTTCAGAAGGCCAGAGA CTGGGTGGCAGAGTCATTAAGCTTTGACAAGGATTATGACGCAAGCGTTTTTGAAACGACCATAAG GGTTGTTGGAGGTCTCCTCAGTGCATATGATATGTCGGGTGACAAAGTATTTCTAGAAAAGGCGAAGGATATCGCTGATCGATTGTTACCTGCCTGGGATACAACATCTGGTATCCCTTATAATTCAATCAACTTAGCTCATGGCCGAGCTCATAATTTTGGATGGACCAAC GGTGATAGTATCCTTGCGGATTCTGGAACGGAGCAGCTTGAATTTATAGCTTTGTCCCAGAGAACCGGAGATCCTAAATATCAGCTGAAG GCAGAAAATGTCATCCGTCAGCTTCAGAAGATATATCCAAGTGACGGCTTACTTCCTATCTACATAAATCCTCAATCAGGACAAGCATCATACTCAACAATAACATTCGGTGCTATGGGAGATAG CTTCTACGAGTACTTGCTCAAGGTCTGGATTCAGGGGAATAAAACCGAGAGCGTAAAACATTACAG ACAAATGTGGGAGACATCAATGGAAGGTTTAATAAGCTTGACCAGGCAAACTACACCCTCTAATTACACATATATCTGCGAGAAAAGTGGTGGCTCGTTATCTCACAAG ATGGATGAACTTGCATGCTTCGCCCCTGGTATGCTGGCACTTGGAGCCTCTGGTTATGGGCCTGAAAAAGCTAAACAAATTATGAATCTGGCAGAAGAG CTTGCTCGGACCTGTTATAACTTCTACCAAACAACTCCCACAAAGTTGGCTGGAGAGAATTATTATTTCCACGCTGGACAG GATATGAACGTGGGCACGTCATGGAATATCCTGAGACCCGAGACTGTGGAATCACTCATGTACCTGTGGCGCCTTACGGGGAACAAAACATACCAAGATTGGGGATGGGACATATTCCAGGCATTTGAGAAGAACTCCCGCATAGCATCTGGATATGTGGGACTAAGAGAT GTGAATAGTGGTGAAAAGGACGACAAGATGCAGACCTTCTTCCTAGCAGAGACGCTCAAGTACCTCTATCTGCTGTTCTCCCCTCCGTCAGTCGTATCTTTCGACGAGTGGGTCTTCAACACTGAAGCTCACCCTTTGAGAATCGTTCCAACACATGGTAGCAACGGCCAGTCAATTGAAACTGCAACACCAGTGGTCCGACCGTTCGGTAGGAAGCAAGGGAAACAGGGGTAG